The genomic region TATACCGGAGCCGACAGAACCCGTCAGGGGTACGTAGAGATGGCTGCCGGGGGGACCCTGTTCCTGGACGAGATCGGAGACCTGCCGCTCTCCCTGCAGGGGAAACTGCTGCGGGTTCTGCAGGAGAAGACGGCGTACCGCGTCGGCGGGAACAAGGAGATCCCGGTCGACTTTCGCCTGGTGGCAGCCACCAACTGCAACCTGCGCCAACTGGTGGAACAGAAGAAGTTCCGCGAGGATCTCTACTACCGCATCAGCGTGATGCCAATAGAGGTGCCCCCCCTCAGGGAAAGGAGGGAGGACCTACCGTTGCTGATCGCCACCTTCCAGAAGCGATTAGCCGCGGCTGGCGTCGGTGGGGCGATCGATTTCACTCCCGAGGCGCTGGACCGGCTGTGTCAATACGATTTCCCAGGTAATGTCAGGCAGTTGAAGAACATCGTTGAACAGCTCACCATCCGCTTCCCCGGTGAGACCATCAAGGCAAGGCAGATCCCGGTCTCGCTGGGCAGCGACTCCTGGGTCGGCAGCCTGTTTGAATGCTTCAGCGTGGATAAGCCGCTCAAGGAGGCGGTGCAGGAGTTCGAGGACAGGTACATCGCCAAGGTGCTCAAAGGCACCGGCGGCAACAAGACCAAGGCCGCCGACCTGCTCGGAATGTCGCGTCAGATGCTCTGGGAGAAGATCAGACGCCATGATGGTGCGACGCCACGCGATAAGGCCGGGGCGTAAAGAAAACTTTACGTTCCATTTTGGAAATCTCCTCCGCTGCGCCACCCTTCGTTGTCTTATCCTTATTACACACCTCCAATTCGTATACGATTTGAATAAAATAATCTTTTCGCCGCTACGCCTGACGGCTGCGTAACTTCTGAATTC from Citrifermentans bremense harbors:
- a CDS encoding sigma-54-dependent transcriptional regulator, coding for MVKTKLLMVEDDRLLGDLIKESLEEAGYQVRLARSGSEALEAVNEESFDLVLQDIQLPDADGLELLEEILGRQPQWKALVMTAFATVDRAVKAMKIGAFDFLIKPFAMDVLFLKIEKVLEFRQMEKEVAALKEGEEPKLVTRSPAMAGVLEMVRVAAPTDVAVLLLGESGTGKELLADLVHAQSKRARRPMVKINSAAIPENLVESELFGVERGAYTGADRTRQGYVEMAAGGTLFLDEIGDLPLSLQGKLLRVLQEKTAYRVGGNKEIPVDFRLVAATNCNLRQLVEQKKFREDLYYRISVMPIEVPPLRERREDLPLLIATFQKRLAAAGVGGAIDFTPEALDRLCQYDFPGNVRQLKNIVEQLTIRFPGETIKARQIPVSLGSDSWVGSLFECFSVDKPLKEAVQEFEDRYIAKVLKGTGGNKTKAADLLGMSRQMLWEKIRRHDGATPRDKAGA